A window of Drosophila subobscura isolate 14011-0131.10 chromosome E, UCBerk_Dsub_1.0, whole genome shotgun sequence contains these coding sequences:
- the LOC117892152 gene encoding LOW QUALITY PROTEIN: PTB domain-containing adapter protein ced-6 (The sequence of the model RefSeq protein was modified relative to this genomic sequence to represent the inferred CDS: inserted 1 base in 1 codon), with translation MPYQPANSSGSTGGSKTAAKMAQLKFWNKQNSSKQQQQDKDKDTVNEGSITSGNNNSGSSNGGDSKSESKSGKRNWLHTPEQLISGHAVYLVKFFGNLSVDQPKGIEVVKEAIRKLQFAQQMKKAATGTQEKFTKLEITISIKGVAIQEPRTHKILHQFPLYNISYCADEKGVKKFFSFIAKTVKTREGELTATTNGHTNGSGSPKTEESHECFVFISNKLASDITLTIGQAFDLAYRKYMDSTEKTNLSKAQQQINYLQQTVSLYKERLSELSSKLPKAELDAMXFKLGIKDILEVPPSSELQNGIDASGEALSNGKLDEDKLLIDTISTTASVHSSSPSSFLPIVPPRNNLSSQISISGKSNSQKMDELLLNSDSDSDFDPRAEESTQDSNGSNGRNAISNDLFGFEPPKSFGQQLFFNNNDHKLQNNNTNSNSTNNNNITNSSLLINSTNSISMNSSGFSSELNITPPLLAPPPKIAAPRRSTSVTTSNGLNGNTDLFGSDPFEMSNGPTIFKQNQLNIDDFSLESLDPLRK, from the exons ATGCCTTATcagccagcaaacagcagtGGAAGCACCGGGGGCAGCAAGACGGCTGCCAAGATGGCGCAGCTGAAGTTCTGGAATAAGCAAAatagcagcaagcagcaacagcaggacaaggacaaggacaccGTCAACGAGGGCAGCATCACCAgcggaaacaacaacagcggcagcagcaacggtgGCGACTCCAAAAGCGAGTCGAAGAGCGGCAAGCGCAACTGGCTGCACACGCCCGAGCAGCTCATCAGCGGACATGCGGTCTATCTAGTCAAG tTCTTTGGTAACCTGAGCGTGGACCAACCCAAGGGCATCGAGGTGGTCAAGGAAGCCATACGGAAACTGCAGTTTGCGCAGCAAATGAAGAAGGCGGCCACGGGCACCCAGGAGAAATTCACGAAGCTCGAGATAACCATCAGCATCAAGGGGGTGGCCATCCAGGAGCCGCGCACTCACAAGATTCTGCACCAGTTTCCTCTGTACAATATCTCGTATTGTGCGGACGAGAAGGGTGTCAAGAAGTTCTTCAGCTTCATTGCCAAAACGGTCAAGACACGGGAGGGCGAGTTGACGGCAACGACAAATGGCCACaccaatggcagcggcagccccaaAACCGAGGAGAGCCACGAGTGCTTTGTCTTCATTTCGAACAAATTGGCCTCGGACATAACGCTGACCATCGGCCAAGCCTTCGATTTGGCCTACAG AAAGTACATGGACAGCACCGAGAAGACAAATCTGAGcaaggcgcagcagcagatcaaTTATCTGCAGCAAACAGTTTCCCTGTACAAGGAGCGACTGAGTGAATTATCCTCAAAATTGCCAAAGGCCGAACTGGATGCCA CTTTTAAACTGGGCATCAAGGATATTCTGGAGGTGCCACCTTCCAGTGAGCTGCAGAATGGAATCGATGCCAGCGGCGAGGCTCTGAGCAACGGCAAGCTGG ACGAGGATAAGCTGCTGATTGACACAATTTCCACGACGGCATCGGTACACTCCTCGTCGCCCAGCTCCTTCTTGCCCATTGTGCCGCCGCGGAACAATCTGTCTAGCCAgatcagcatcagcggcaagagcaacagccagaagatggatgagctgctgctgaactCCGACTCGGACAGCGATTTCGATCCACGCGCGGAAGAGTCCACACAGGATAGCAATGGAAGCAATGGCCGCAACGCTATCAGCAATGATTTGTTTGGCTTCGAGCCACCCAAGAGCTTTGGCCAGCAACTCttcttcaacaacaacgatcACAAGTTgcagaacaacaacaccaacagcaatagcaccaacaacaacaacattaccAATAGCAGCTTATTGATaaacagcaccaacagcatcagcatgaaCAGCAGTGGCTTCTCCAGCGAGCTAAACATAACGCCGCCTTTAT TGGCACCGCCGCCAAAGATTGCTGCACCCAGGCGCAGCACCTCGGTGACAACTAGCAATGGGCTGAATGGCAACACGGATCTATTCGGCTCGGATCCCTTTGAGATGAGCAATGGCCCGACCATATTTAAG CAAAATCAGCTGAATATCGACGACTTCTCGCTGGAGAGTTTGGATCCCTTGCGGAAGTAG
- the LOC117892151 gene encoding pyruvate dehydrogenase (acetyl-transferring) kinase, mitochondrial isoform X2: MRLFPVRLSSASSSMASLAKMLDFYSGFNPSPLSIKQFMDFGQNACEKKSFIFLRKELPVRLANIMKEIALLPDNLLHTRSVSEVSSWYVKSFEEVLEYEKADPTHDNLHKFVHHLDLIRNRHNDVVQTMAQGVIEMKENEGGTVDAPTESSIQYFLDRLYMSRISIRMLINQHTLLFGANPHSGGRHIGCLDPACDLSDVVRDAYENARFLCDQYYLTSPALEIQEHSSEPEGNLPIRTVYVPSHLYYMLFELFKNSMRAVVEHHNNDNCDTLPPLKVAICRGQEDICVKISDQGGGIPRSQTDQLFKYMYSTAPQPSKSDLHTVPLAGYGYGLPISRLYARYFHGDIVLLSCEGFGTDAIIYLKALSDEANELLPIFNKTSSKFYRATVPTGDWSISSDMNARQLSATIPKRYNDFVQDA; encoded by the exons GTCAAAATGCCTGCGAGAAAAAGTCGTTCATATTTCTGCGAAAGGAGCTGCCGGTGCGATTGGCCAATATTATGAAGGAGATTGCCCTGCTGCCGGACAATCTGCTGCACACCAGATCGGTCAGCGAGGTGAGCTCCTGGTATGTGAAGAGCTTTGAGGAGGTGCTGGAGTACGAGAAGGCCGATCCCACACACGACAATTTGCACAA GTTTGTGCATCATCTGGATCTCATTAGGAATCGGCACAACGATGTGGTGCAGACGATGGCCCAGGGCGTCATTGAGATGAAGGAAAACGAGGGCGGCACGGTAGATGCGCCCACCGAGAGCTCCATACAGTACTTTCTCGACCGGCTGTACATGTCGCGCATCAGCATCCGGATGCTGATCAATCAGCACA CTCTGCTCTTCGGAGCGAATCCCCACTCGGGTGGTCGGCATATCGGCTGCCTGGACCCAGCCTGTGACCTGTCGGACGTGGTGCGCGATGCGTATGAGAACGCCCGCTTCCTCTGTGATCAATATTATCTGACGAGCCCAGCGCTGGAGATCCAGGAGCATAGCAGCGAGCCGGAGGGTAACCTGCCCATCCGCACTGTGTACGTGCCCTCGCATTTGTATTACATGCTCTTCGAGCTCTTCAAGAACTCCATGAGAGCGGTGGTGGAGCATCACAATAATGACAACTGCGACACCCTGCCGCCCCTCAAGGTGGCCATCTGTCGCGGCCAGGAAGACATCTGCGTCAAGATCTCCGATCAGGGCGGCGGCATACCGCGCTCCCAAACGGACCAGCTATTCAAGTACATGTACAGCACGGCTCCGCAGCCATCCAAGTCGGATTTGCACACGGTTCCTTTGGCCGGCTATGGGTACGGTCTGCCCATATCCCGCCTCTATGCTCGCTACTTCCATGGCGACATTGTGCTGCTCTCGTGCGAGGGCTTCGGCACAGATGCCATTATCTATCTGAAG GCTCTGTCCGATGAGGCCAACGAGCTGCTGCCCATCTTCAACAAGACGAGCTCCAAGTTCTATCGCGCGACGGTGCCTACGGGCGACTGGTCAATCAG TTCGGATATGAATGCCAGACAGCTGTCGGCCACCATACCGAAACGCTACAATGACTTTGTCCAGGATGCTTAA